A portion of the Vreelandella subglaciescola genome contains these proteins:
- the dprA gene encoding DNA-processing protein DprA, with product MNAREWLAVFALPGLGPQRLARIVAQAPEWPEGWLVLLPRQAATALRLWLEHPARSPLTPAIDSSLAWEQAAPEHTVLHRDHPDFPALLSEIPDPPAVLWAQGDLHALTRPGLAVVGSRRPTAEGAANARAFARELVQRGFCITSGMALGVDAEAQRAALDAGGASIAVLATGIDVIYPARHRELYQRLGSTPGGLLLAEHPPGTRAHPAFFPRRNRIVTGLSLGTLVVEAAEKSGSLVSARLTLEQGRELFALPASLHNVQARGSLQLLRTGATLVCESDDIVAELTQWAGHHPACQPPAAHAPAEPLDAQVDEPADELLAALSATPTPIDALVQQAGLTVGECQQRLLMLELDGHVAQQPGGWVRRARL from the coding sequence ATGAACGCCAGGGAGTGGCTGGCAGTCTTTGCGCTGCCGGGGCTTGGGCCCCAGCGGCTGGCCAGAATTGTTGCGCAGGCGCCCGAATGGCCGGAAGGCTGGCTGGTGCTATTGCCCCGCCAGGCGGCCACGGCGCTGCGTTTGTGGCTTGAGCATCCGGCCAGAAGCCCGCTCACGCCCGCCATCGACTCAAGCCTTGCCTGGGAGCAGGCAGCCCCCGAACACACGGTTTTACACCGCGATCACCCCGATTTCCCCGCGCTGCTGAGCGAGATCCCCGACCCGCCGGCCGTGCTTTGGGCGCAGGGCGACCTGCACGCACTGACTCGGCCCGGGCTTGCCGTGGTGGGCAGTCGTCGTCCCACGGCGGAAGGCGCGGCCAACGCTCGGGCGTTTGCGCGGGAGCTTGTCCAACGCGGTTTTTGCATTACCAGCGGCATGGCACTGGGCGTTGACGCCGAGGCTCAGCGCGCCGCGCTGGACGCTGGCGGCGCGAGCATCGCCGTTCTTGCCACCGGTATCGACGTCATCTACCCCGCTCGCCACCGCGAGCTGTACCAGCGGCTGGGCAGCACGCCCGGCGGACTGTTGCTGGCGGAACACCCGCCCGGCACCCGGGCGCATCCGGCTTTTTTTCCGCGTCGCAACCGCATCGTTACCGGCTTGTCGTTGGGCACGCTGGTGGTGGAAGCCGCCGAAAAAAGCGGCTCGCTGGTCAGCGCCCGGCTGACCCTTGAGCAGGGGCGCGAGCTGTTTGCCCTGCCGGCCTCCTTGCATAACGTACAGGCGCGGGGCTCGTTACAGCTGCTGCGCACCGGTGCCACGCTGGTGTGCGAAAGTGATGATATCGTCGCCGAGCTGACTCAGTGGGCCGGTCACCACCCCGCCTGTCAGCCGCCGGCCGCCCACGCGCCGGCAGAGCCGCTGGACGCGCAAGTCGACGAGCCGGCGGACGAATTGCTGGCCGCGTTGAGTGCCACGCCCACGCCAATTGACGCGCTGGTGCAGCAGGCCGGCCTGACCGTGGGCGAGTGCCAGCAGCGCTTGCTGATGCTCGAACTTGACGGGCACGTTGCCCAGCAGCCCGGCGGCTGGGTGCGTCGGGCGCGTCTCTAG
- the trkA gene encoding Trk system potassium transporter TrkA — protein sequence MKIIILGAGQVGGTLAEHLAREENDITVVDTDGDRLRELHTKLDIRTITGPGSYPITLREAGCEDADMLIAVTNTDEINMIACQVAHTLFRTPTKIARVRTTAYLTRKGLFAHEAIPIDVLISPEQVVTDHVRRLIEHPGALQVLEFAGGLVQLVAVKAFYGGPLVGQDLAFLRRHMPNVDTRVAAIYRRNRPIIPRGDTVIEADDEVFFLAARRDIRAVMSELRRIERTFRRIVIAGGGHIGERLAEHLEHSHQVKIIEHSLKRCTQLSERLDRTVVLHGSATSKRLLEEENIEDCDIFCALTNDDEVNIMSSLLAKRLGAKKVLTLINNAAYVDLVQGGEIDIAISPQQATIGSLLTHVRRGDIVNVHSLRRGAAEAIEAIAHGDKQSSKVVGRSISDIDLPQGTTIGAIVRGKKVMIARSDVMVESGDHVILFVIDKRRIRDVERLFQVGLSFF from the coding sequence ATGAAAATCATTATTCTCGGCGCCGGCCAGGTCGGCGGCACGCTGGCGGAACATCTGGCGCGCGAAGAAAACGACATCACCGTGGTGGATACCGACGGCGATCGGCTGCGCGAGCTGCATACCAAGCTGGATATCCGCACTATTACCGGCCCCGGCTCGTACCCGATCACGCTGCGCGAAGCCGGCTGCGAAGACGCCGACATGCTGATCGCGGTGACCAACACCGACGAAATCAACATGATTGCCTGTCAGGTGGCGCACACGCTGTTTCGCACGCCGACCAAAATTGCCCGGGTGCGTACCACCGCCTACCTGACGCGCAAGGGGCTTTTCGCTCACGAGGCGATTCCCATCGACGTGCTGATCAGCCCCGAGCAGGTGGTCACCGACCACGTACGCCGCCTGATCGAACACCCCGGCGCGCTGCAGGTGCTCGAGTTTGCCGGCGGGCTGGTACAGCTGGTGGCGGTCAAGGCCTTCTACGGCGGCCCGCTGGTGGGCCAGGATCTGGCGTTCCTGCGCCGCCACATGCCCAACGTGGATACCCGCGTGGCGGCCATTTACCGCCGCAACCGGCCGATCATCCCGCGTGGCGACACCGTGATCGAAGCCGACGACGAAGTGTTCTTCCTCGCCGCCCGGCGCGATATCCGTGCGGTCATGAGCGAGCTGCGGCGTATCGAGCGCACCTTTCGCCGTATCGTCATTGCCGGCGGCGGCCACATCGGCGAGCGTCTGGCCGAACATCTGGAACACAGCCATCAGGTCAAGATCATCGAGCACAGCCTGAAACGCTGTACCCAGCTGTCCGAACGCCTTGACCGCACCGTGGTGCTGCACGGCAGCGCGACCAGCAAGCGCCTGCTGGAAGAAGAAAACATCGAAGACTGCGATATTTTCTGCGCGCTGACCAACGACGACGAGGTCAACATCATGTCGTCGCTGCTCGCCAAGCGTCTCGGGGCCAAAAAGGTGCTGACCCTGATCAACAACGCCGCCTACGTCGACCTGGTGCAGGGCGGCGAAATCGACATCGCCATCTCGCCCCAGCAGGCCACCATCGGCAGCCTGCTTACCCACGTGCGCCGCGGTGATATCGTCAACGTGCACTCGCTGCGCCGCGGCGCGGCCGAGGCCATCGAGGCCATCGCCCACGGCGACAAGCAGTCGTCCAAGGTGGTCGGGCGCAGCATTAGTGACATCGACCTGCCTCAGGGCACCACCATTGGCGCCATTGTGCGCGGCAAGAAAGTGATGATCGCGCGGAGCGACGTAATGGTAGAGTCAGGCGACCACGTGATTCTGTTCGTCATCGACAAGCGGCGCATCCGCGACGTCGAGCGCCTGTTTCAGGTCGGGCTGAGCTTTTTCTGA
- the rsmB gene encoding 16S rRNA (cytosine(967)-C(5))-methyltransferase RsmB, whose protein sequence is MTSPRDTKPGSTGLDVRAAAARALTPVLKDQGSLAGLDEHSVIPRDRGLLKELCFGTCRRLPRLEALAGVLLRQPFKKRDQDVQALLLLGIYQLLYMRIPAHAAVGETAGAARLLDKAWATRVLNGCLRRLQRESAALQTQVDRDPSVALAHPAWLLNALKKAWPDQWRELAEANNQPGPMTLRVNARHGHREAYLAALTECGLEGRPCPHAPDAITLETPCDVTTLPGFKEGHVSVQDEAAQLSAVLLGPVLAPRPGARVLDACSAPGGKTAHLLEQFDIAMTALDSDSGRLGRVEGTLERLGLHAELHHADASQRGDWSQGEFDAILLDAPCSGSGVIRRHPDIKRLRRPSDITKLAALQGRILDNLWPLLVEGGTLLYATCSVLPEENAEQVSAFLARTPNARVTTPDDVAWGQVSGDGRQLFPQLESHDGFFYARLEKRSTTDAH, encoded by the coding sequence ATGACCTCGCCCCGCGATACGAAACCCGGCTCGACCGGCCTTGACGTCCGCGCTGCTGCCGCCCGCGCCCTGACGCCAGTGCTCAAGGATCAGGGCTCGCTTGCCGGCCTTGATGAACACAGCGTCATCCCCCGCGACCGCGGCTTGCTCAAGGAGCTGTGCTTTGGCACCTGCCGTCGCCTGCCGCGTCTTGAAGCGCTGGCCGGCGTGCTGCTGCGCCAGCCGTTCAAAAAGCGCGACCAGGACGTACAGGCCTTGCTGCTGCTGGGGATTTATCAGCTGCTGTACATGCGCATTCCCGCCCACGCGGCGGTGGGTGAAACCGCCGGTGCCGCACGGCTGTTGGACAAGGCCTGGGCCACGCGGGTGCTTAACGGCTGCCTGCGCCGCCTACAGCGCGAATCCGCTGCGCTACAGACGCAGGTTGACCGCGACCCCAGCGTCGCGCTGGCCCACCCCGCCTGGCTGTTGAACGCGCTGAAAAAGGCCTGGCCCGACCAGTGGCGGGAGCTGGCGGAAGCCAATAACCAGCCCGGCCCCATGACGCTGCGCGTTAATGCCCGCCACGGCCATCGCGAAGCCTACCTTGCCGCTTTGACCGAGTGCGGTCTGGAAGGCCGGCCATGCCCGCACGCCCCGGATGCCATTACGCTGGAAACCCCCTGCGACGTCACTACCCTGCCCGGCTTCAAGGAAGGCCACGTCAGCGTGCAGGACGAAGCCGCCCAGCTCAGCGCCGTGCTGCTGGGCCCGGTGCTCGCGCCGCGCCCCGGCGCCCGCGTGCTGGATGCCTGCAGCGCTCCCGGCGGCAAGACCGCGCACCTGCTCGAGCAGTTCGACATCGCCATGACCGCGCTGGACAGCGACAGCGGACGGCTGGGGCGGGTCGAAGGCACGCTTGAGCGCCTCGGCCTGCATGCTGAGCTGCACCACGCCGACGCCAGCCAGCGCGGCGACTGGAGCCAGGGCGAGTTCGACGCCATTCTGCTCGACGCGCCCTGCTCGGGAAGCGGCGTTATTCGCCGCCACCCGGATATCAAGCGCCTGCGCCGCCCCTCGGACATCACCAAGCTGGCCGCGCTGCAGGGGCGCATCCTGGACAACCTCTGGCCGCTGCTGGTCGAAGGCGGCACCCTGCTCTACGCCACCTGCTCGGTACTGCCGGAAGAAAACGCCGAGCAGGTCAGTGCCTTTCTCGCACGCACCCCGAACGCTCGCGTCACCACGCCCGACGACGTCGCCTGGGGGCAGGTCAGCGGCGACGGCCGGCAACTGTTCCCGCAGCTTGAAAGCCACGACGGCTTTTTCTATGCGCGGCTAGAGAAGCGCTCGACGACGGACGCCCACTAA
- a CDS encoding TrkH family potassium uptake protein → MSLRVILRILGLLLMLFSLTMLPPMLVSLWFRDGAWNAFAIGIAITAITGLMLYLPNRREHKELRIRDGFLIAAMFWTVLALFGSLPLMLFGEAALSLTDAVFESFSGLTTTGATVITGIDFLPESIRYYRQQLQWLGGMGIVVLAVAILPTLGVGGMALYRTEIPGPLKDSKLTPRITETAKALWYIYVTLTIACTLAYMAAGMDWFDAIGHSFSTVAIGGFSTHDASIGFFDSAAIELICAGFMLISAFSFSLHFIAWREKRLLHYFQDPEARFLMLFLLGLVSITTITLWLTNTYDTSLGLRHALFEVVSVATTSGFSVADFSTWPGALPFLLFVAAFVGGCSGSTAGGMKVIRIILILKQGMREVMRLIHPNAVIAVKVGKVSVPDSIAQAVWGFFSVYVMLFFLMMVGVMATGVDQITAWSAVGSALNNLGPALGEASTHYGNMPAFAKWVLVVAMLLGRLEIFTVLVLFTPAFWRR, encoded by the coding sequence ATGAGCCTGCGGGTGATTCTGCGTATACTGGGGCTTTTGCTGATGCTGTTCAGCCTCACCATGCTGCCGCCAATGCTGGTGTCGCTATGGTTTCGCGACGGCGCATGGAACGCGTTTGCCATCGGTATCGCCATTACGGCGATCACCGGCCTGATGCTTTACCTGCCCAACCGCCGCGAGCACAAGGAGCTGCGCATCCGCGACGGCTTTCTCATCGCGGCGATGTTCTGGACGGTGCTGGCGCTGTTCGGCTCGCTGCCGCTGATGCTTTTCGGCGAAGCGGCGCTGTCGCTGACCGATGCCGTGTTCGAGTCGTTCTCCGGGCTTACCACCACCGGTGCCACGGTCATCACCGGAATCGACTTTCTGCCCGAGTCCATCCGCTACTATCGCCAGCAGCTACAGTGGCTTGGCGGCATGGGGATCGTGGTGCTGGCCGTAGCCATTCTGCCCACGCTGGGCGTCGGCGGCATGGCGCTGTATCGCACCGAAATCCCCGGCCCGCTGAAAGATTCCAAGCTCACCCCGCGCATCACCGAAACCGCCAAGGCGCTCTGGTACATTTACGTCACGCTGACCATCGCCTGCACGCTCGCCTACATGGCCGCGGGCATGGACTGGTTTGATGCCATCGGGCACAGTTTTTCCACCGTGGCCATCGGCGGGTTTTCCACCCACGACGCCAGCATCGGCTTTTTTGACAGCGCCGCCATCGAGTTGATCTGTGCCGGGTTCATGCTGATTTCAGCGTTCAGCTTCAGCCTGCACTTTATTGCCTGGCGCGAAAAACGCCTGCTGCACTACTTTCAGGACCCCGAAGCGCGGTTTCTGATGCTCTTCCTGCTCGGGCTGGTCAGCATCACGACGATTACCCTGTGGCTGACGAATACCTACGACACCAGCCTGGGGCTGCGCCACGCGTTGTTCGAGGTGGTATCCGTTGCCACCACGTCGGGGTTTTCCGTGGCGGACTTTTCCACCTGGCCGGGCGCCCTGCCGTTTCTGCTGTTTGTCGCGGCCTTTGTCGGCGGCTGTTCCGGCTCCACCGCCGGCGGGATGAAGGTCATCCGCATTATCCTGATCCTGAAGCAGGGCATGCGCGAGGTCATGCGGCTGATCCACCCCAACGCGGTGATCGCGGTCAAAGTGGGCAAGGTCAGCGTGCCCGACAGCATCGCCCAGGCGGTGTGGGGCTTTTTCTCGGTCTACGTGATGCTGTTTTTCCTGATGATGGTCGGCGTCATGGCCACCGGCGTCGATCAGATCACCGCCTGGTCGGCCGTGGGCTCAGCGCTCAACAACCTGGGGCCGGCGCTGGGCGAAGCCAGCACCCACTACGGCAACATGCCCGCCTTTGCCAAATGGGTGCTGGTGGTTGCCATGCTGCTCGGACGCCTGGAAATCTTTACCGTACTGGTGCTGTTTACTCCCGCTTTCTGGCGCCGCTAG
- a CDS encoding TraB/GumN family protein, whose translation MSEDEVLSPAPNALPATSGPLKTVTVGATQYTLLGTAHVSRESADDVDALLATGEFDAVAIELCAARHHSMTQPDAMGEQDLFQVFKQGKAGMVAASLALGAFQQRIAEQSGIQPGAEMRAAVEQSERLKLPLLLIDRDVGTTLKRVYHSVPWWQRFGLLSGLLGSVLSRQKISSEDIEKLKEGDVLEATFSEFAAESEALYTPLIRERDRYMALRLAETAPPGRYRHVLVVIGAGHLQGTGEHLDAPLPQAPAEERETLEATPAPSKIWKALPWVVSALVLIGFAIGFSRNTDLGWQLVSEWFLINGVLSAGATIIALAHPVTVLATFVAAPLTSLNPTIGAGFVAAGVELYMRRPKVRDFATLRHDVTQLKGWWKNRVSRTLLVFLFATLGSAAGTWIAGFRIAGALFGGEA comes from the coding sequence ATGAGCGAAGATGAAGTGCTGTCACCCGCGCCCAATGCGCTACCTGCGACCAGCGGGCCGTTAAAAACCGTCACCGTAGGCGCCACGCAATACACCCTGCTGGGCACCGCCCACGTGTCCCGGGAAAGCGCCGACGATGTCGACGCGCTGCTGGCCACCGGTGAGTTCGACGCCGTGGCCATCGAGCTGTGCGCCGCGCGCCACCACAGCATGACCCAGCCCGACGCCATGGGCGAACAGGACCTGTTTCAGGTATTCAAGCAAGGGAAAGCCGGCATGGTCGCGGCCAGCCTGGCGCTGGGGGCCTTTCAGCAGCGCATCGCCGAGCAGTCGGGCATTCAGCCGGGCGCAGAAATGCGCGCCGCGGTAGAGCAGTCGGAGCGGCTCAAGCTGCCCTTGTTGCTCATCGACCGCGACGTCGGCACCACCCTCAAACGGGTCTATCACAGCGTGCCCTGGTGGCAGCGTTTCGGGCTGCTGTCGGGGCTTCTGGGCAGCGTGCTCTCGCGGCAGAAAATTTCCTCCGAGGACATCGAAAAGCTCAAGGAAGGCGACGTGCTGGAAGCCACCTTCAGCGAGTTTGCCGCCGAATCCGAAGCCCTGTATACGCCGCTGATCCGCGAACGCGACCGCTACATGGCGCTGCGTCTGGCCGAAACCGCGCCGCCCGGGCGCTATCGCCACGTGCTGGTGGTGATCGGTGCCGGGCATCTGCAGGGCACCGGCGAGCACCTTGATGCACCGCTGCCGCAGGCGCCTGCCGAAGAGCGGGAAACCCTTGAGGCCACGCCGGCGCCGTCGAAAATCTGGAAGGCACTGCCCTGGGTGGTATCCGCGCTGGTGTTGATCGGGTTTGCCATCGGCTTTTCGCGCAATACCGATCTGGGCTGGCAGCTGGTCAGCGAGTGGTTTTTGATCAACGGCGTGCTTTCCGCCGGCGCTACCATTATCGCCCTGGCACACCCGGTAACGGTGCTGGCGACGTTTGTCGCCGCCCCGCTGACTTCCTTGAACCCGACCATCGGTGCGGGCTTTGTCGCTGCCGGCGTCGAGCTTTACATGCGCCGGCCCAAGGTGCGCGACTTCGCCACGCTGCGCCACGACGTCACCCAGCTGAAAGGCTGGTGGAAAAACCGCGTTTCGCGCACGCTGCTGGTGTTTTTATTCGCTACCCTCGGCTCGGCCGCCGGCACCTGGATCGCCGGCTTTCGCATCGCCGGCGCGCTGTTTGGCGGGGAGGCGTGA
- the def gene encoding peptide deformylase → MAKLPILTFPDDRLRKTAAPVETVDDEVRTLVDNMIETMYDARGIGLAATQVDVHRRVVVMDVSETGNEPLVLINPSYEALGDDKEPLSEGCLSIPEYYAEVPRYLRIKLSALDREGTPYELEADDLLAHCIQHELDHLEGVLFVDYLSPLKRERVRKKMQKHYKPMQDA, encoded by the coding sequence ATGGCTAAACTACCTATATTAACCTTCCCTGACGACCGGTTGCGAAAAACCGCCGCCCCGGTTGAAACGGTTGACGATGAGGTGCGCACGCTGGTCGATAACATGATTGAAACCATGTACGACGCCCGCGGCATCGGCCTTGCGGCCACCCAGGTGGATGTTCATCGCCGCGTGGTGGTGATGGACGTCAGCGAAACCGGCAACGAGCCGCTCGTGCTCATCAACCCGAGCTACGAAGCACTTGGCGATGACAAGGAGCCGCTCTCGGAAGGCTGCCTTTCCATTCCCGAATACTACGCCGAAGTGCCGCGTTACCTGCGCATCAAGCTCAGCGCGCTTGACCGCGAAGGCACGCCCTACGAGCTTGAGGCCGATGACCTGCTCGCGCACTGCATCCAGCACGAGCTCGACCACCTGGAGGGCGTGCTGTTTGTGGACTACCTCTCGCCGCTCAAGCGCGAGCGCGTGCGCAAGAAAATGCAAAAACACTACAAGCCGATGCAGGACGCCTAG
- a CDS encoding DMT family transporter, translating into MNHARASWQADALLLLVTLIAAAGWIFSKETLAGMPPIGFIGTRFLLAGVLLAGFAWPGLRRLSAAALRRGLLVGLLFSAAIAFWVLGLAHSHHLGESAFINSLGILMVPVVARLLFGEQPPRTTWVAMPVALLGFALLSLNTGFRLEAGQLFMLCSAACFALLINVNIRVVRHLPALPLTALQLLVVGLVLTPASFAFEHGAYALTPAIWGWFLSSAILASALRFFLQIKGQSLTTPSHASVILMLEAVWTALFAALWYGETMTALQLGGCGLIFLALLINRWQWIATALRRRRP; encoded by the coding sequence GTGAACCACGCGCGTGCCTCCTGGCAGGCTGATGCCCTGCTGCTGCTCGTCACGCTGATTGCCGCCGCCGGCTGGATTTTCTCCAAGGAAACCCTGGCCGGCATGCCGCCCATCGGCTTTATCGGCACGCGATTTCTGCTCGCCGGCGTCCTGCTCGCAGGCTTTGCCTGGCCGGGGCTGCGCCGACTATCTGCGGCGGCACTGCGGCGCGGGCTGCTGGTCGGCCTGCTGTTCAGCGCCGCCATTGCCTTTTGGGTGCTGGGGTTGGCGCATTCGCACCACCTGGGCGAAAGCGCTTTTATCAACAGCCTGGGCATTCTGATGGTGCCGGTCGTGGCGCGCCTGCTGTTCGGCGAGCAACCGCCGCGCACCACCTGGGTCGCCATGCCGGTGGCGCTACTGGGCTTTGCCCTGCTGTCGTTAAATACCGGCTTTCGGCTCGAAGCGGGGCAGCTGTTCATGCTCTGCTCGGCGGCGTGCTTTGCGCTGCTGATCAACGTCAACATCCGCGTGGTGCGCCACCTGCCGGCGCTGCCGCTCACCGCCTTGCAGCTGCTGGTGGTTGGCCTTGTGCTCACGCCGGCCTCGTTTGCTTTTGAGCACGGCGCCTATGCCCTCACCCCGGCGATTTGGGGCTGGTTTCTGTCCAGCGCCATTCTCGCCAGCGCGCTGCGGTTTTTCCTGCAGATCAAGGGCCAAAGCCTGACCACGCCCAGCCACGCCTCGGTGATCCTGATGCTCGAAGCGGTCTGGACGGCGCTGTTCGCCGCCCTCTGGTATGGCGAAACCATGACCGCTCTGCAGCTGGGCGGCTGCGGGCTGATCTTTCTCGCCCTGCTGATCAACCGCTGGCAGTGGATTGCCACCGCCCTGCGCCGCAGGCGGCCATAG
- a CDS encoding LysM peptidoglycan-binding domain-containing protein codes for MFAILFLCSFLSSISSPVFSQTAGADGVRIRDDAPQRYTVKAGDTLWDISGHFLHSPWRWPSVWRKNPQIDNPHLIYPGDVLTLRDCDGRPCISLERGRNVVKISPEMRALPRREVITPLPMSVLEAFLREHRIVADAEPLNELAYVIAGDNKRLISGAGDPIFARVADSADVAALTSGAPLGIFRPGERYQDVAGQPLGRELIGIGEAALISRDGDVVKLSVQKAAQEVRNNDILLPLETRLQPQDMRPRVPQHDVAGHIVGVPGGVRFIGRLQVIAIDLGTEDGLQPGHVLRIDQQGERVVDPRTEELVKLPDETAGTLVVFRPYDKISYAIVMEATNTLAVGDAVRPPR; via the coding sequence ATGTTCGCCATACTGTTTCTATGCTCGTTTTTAAGCTCGATTTCAAGCCCGGTTTTCAGCCAGACAGCGGGGGCAGACGGCGTACGAATACGCGATGACGCACCGCAACGCTATACGGTCAAAGCCGGCGATACCCTGTGGGATATTTCAGGGCATTTTTTACACTCGCCCTGGCGTTGGCCCAGCGTGTGGCGGAAAAATCCGCAGATCGATAACCCGCACCTTATTTACCCCGGTGACGTTCTCACCCTGCGCGACTGCGATGGTCGACCGTGCATCAGCCTTGAGCGTGGCCGCAACGTGGTAAAAATCTCGCCCGAGATGCGTGCGCTGCCGCGCCGCGAGGTGATTACGCCGCTGCCGATGAGCGTGCTTGAGGCGTTTTTACGCGAGCATCGCATTGTGGCTGACGCCGAGCCGCTGAACGAGCTGGCGTATGTTATTGCCGGGGATAACAAGCGCCTTATCAGCGGGGCGGGCGACCCGATTTTTGCCCGCGTGGCGGATTCAGCGGATGTTGCCGCGTTGACGTCAGGCGCGCCGCTGGGCATTTTTCGCCCCGGTGAGCGCTACCAGGACGTCGCCGGCCAACCGCTGGGCCGTGAGCTTATTGGCATCGGCGAGGCTGCGCTGATCAGCCGCGATGGCGACGTGGTCAAACTGAGCGTACAAAAAGCCGCTCAGGAGGTGCGCAATAACGACATCCTGCTGCCGCTTGAAACCCGCCTGCAGCCACAGGATATGAGGCCACGCGTGCCGCAGCATGATGTTGCCGGCCATATTGTCGGCGTGCCCGGCGGCGTACGTTTTATCGGCCGCCTGCAGGTGATCGCGATTGATCTGGGCACCGAAGATGGCCTTCAGCCCGGCCACGTGCTGCGTATCGATCAGCAGGGCGAGCGGGTGGTTGATCCGCGCACCGAAGAACTGGTCAAACTGCCCGACGAGACGGCCGGCACGCTGGTGGTGTTCCGGCCTTACGACAAAATCAGCTACGCTATCGTCATGGAGGCCACCAACACGCTGGCCGTCGGTGATGCGGTACGCCCGCCGCGCTAA
- the fmt gene encoding methionyl-tRNA formyltransferase: MSPLRVVFAGTPDFAAASLKALLHSHHEVVAVYTQPDRPAGRGRKLTPGPVKTLALEHSLDVFQPATLKDADAQAALAALNADVLVVVAYGLLLPQAVLDIPRLGCVNVHASLLPRWRGAAPLQRAIEARDTESGVAIMQMDAGLDTGGVLSEARAPITATTTGGELHDTLAALGADTLTGTLDAIAEGRAHTTPQPANGATYAAKLSKAEAELDFTRPAAELAARVRAFNPWPVAWCTLGEERLRLFMASAEAVRASAEEGQQEAAQLPGTLLAPDNDGLRIACGEDGNEVLHVTHAQLPGGKALPVRELLNARQPRLAAGNRLGRPSEGTPQ; the protein is encoded by the coding sequence ATGTCACCACTGCGCGTTGTTTTCGCCGGCACGCCGGATTTTGCCGCGGCAAGCCTCAAGGCTCTATTACACAGCCATCACGAGGTGGTCGCTGTGTATACCCAGCCCGATCGCCCCGCCGGCCGCGGCCGCAAGTTGACGCCGGGCCCGGTCAAAACGCTGGCGCTTGAGCATTCGCTTGACGTCTTTCAGCCCGCCACGCTAAAAGACGCCGACGCCCAGGCGGCGCTGGCCGCGCTCAACGCCGATGTGCTGGTGGTGGTGGCCTACGGCCTGCTGCTGCCCCAGGCAGTGCTGGATATTCCACGGCTGGGATGCGTCAACGTGCACGCCTCGTTGCTGCCGCGCTGGCGCGGTGCCGCGCCGCTGCAACGCGCGATTGAAGCCCGGGACACCGAATCCGGCGTCGCCATCATGCAGATGGATGCCGGGCTTGATACCGGCGGCGTGCTCAGCGAGGCGCGCGCGCCGATCACCGCGACCACCACCGGCGGCGAACTGCACGACACGCTGGCAGCGCTGGGCGCCGACACGCTCACCGGCACGCTTGACGCGATAGCCGAAGGCCGCGCCCACACCACGCCGCAGCCCGCCAACGGCGCGACCTACGCCGCCAAGCTTTCCAAGGCCGAGGCCGAGCTGGATTTCACCCGTCCCGCCGCCGAGCTTGCCGCCAGGGTGCGCGCCTTCAACCCCTGGCCGGTGGCCTGGTGTACGCTGGGCGAAGAACGCCTGCGGCTGTTTATGGCCAGCGCCGAAGCAGTGAGAGCCAGCGCCGAGGAAGGCCAGCAAGAAGCCGCCCAGCTGCCCGGCACTTTACTCGCGCCGGATAACGACGGCTTGCGCATCGCCTGCGGCGAAGACGGCAATGAGGTACTACACGTGACTCACGCGCAGCTGCCCGGCGGCAAAGCCCTGCCCGTACGCGAACTGTTGAATGCCCGTCAGCCACGCCTGGCCGCCGGTAACCGCCTGGGCCGCCCCAGCGAAGGAACCCCACAATGA